Proteins encoded within one genomic window of Humulus lupulus chromosome 1, drHumLupu1.1, whole genome shotgun sequence:
- the LOC133817500 gene encoding uncharacterized protein LOC133817500, which yields MPTSWSREVVAGSYILQWFGGGGDTRAIIDATSVEVFMRKRANETYELLEELVMDNYNWSTERENKKVVRVLEVDPIALLTARVASLTKQLQQNNLIAQAMQALVIGNFSRPTPNTYSNSYTPVWKNHHNLSRKNNKGLQPQYPQYSPQQPPHQLTYGLHSRPYYDPNPRPSHPPPHPPMNSPTMHPYQINQFMTETRSSIRNLETQMGQLAKLLSSRQQGNFPSSTEVNPKEQCQAVTLRSGTKYDGPTMDNKGKKIEDQHVTSPAQDEVTEDLPKKEKPKHIEPTPKIPYPQWFWKANLDKIFSKILEVFKKLHINIPFAEALEKMPSYVKFMKEILYNKRKIEDYETIALIEECSAIIQKKLPQKLRDPGIFTIPCTIGNFHCERALFDLGARINLMSLSVFKRLGLGEARPTTVTLQLADCPVTHSRGIIEDVIVKVDKFIFPADFIVLDMEEDEDVPIILG from the exons atgcccacatcatggagtAGAGAAGTGGTTGCTGGTTCATacattttacaatggtttgggggggggggggatacaAGGGCAATTATAGATGCAACATCAGTAGAAGTGTTTATGAGAAAAAGAGCTAATGAAACTTATGAATTATTGGAAGAGTTGGTCATGGATAACTATAATTGGTCTACTGAGCGTGAGAATAAGAAGGTGGTAAGAGTCTTAGAGGTTGATCCTATTGCTTTATTGACCGCTCGAGTGGCATCTCTAACCAAGCAATTGCAGCAGAATAACCTCATCgcacaagcaatgcaa GCACTGGTTATTGGTAACTTTTCAAGACCTACACCGAACACCTACTCAAATTCATATACTCCTGTGTGGAAAAATCACCATAACCTGTCTCGGAAAAATAATAAAGGGTTACAACCACAGTATCCACAATACTCACCTCAACAACCCCCTCATCAACTGACTTATGGACTACATTCTAGGCCTtattatgatccaaacccacgcccatctcatccaccaccacatcctcCAATGAACTCACCAACAATGCATCCATACCAAATAAATCAATTCATGACAGAGACAAGGTCTTCAATCAGGAATTTGGAGACACAAATGGGTCAATTGGCTAAACTGCTTTCTAGTAGACAACAAGGGAATTTTCCTAGTTCCACAGAGGTAAATCCGAAAGAGCAATGTCAAGCTGTCactctgaggagtgggactaagtatgatggacctACAATGGATAACAAGGGGAAGAAGATAGAGGATCAACATGTTACTAGTCCAGCACAAGATGAGGTTACTGAAGATCTTCCAAAGAAAGAGAAGCCAAAACACATCGAGCCTACACCAAAGATTCCTTATCCTCAATGGTTTTGGAAGGCCAATCTTGACAAAATATTCTCCAAAATTCTtgaggtatttaagaaacttcacattaacattcctTTTGCAGAGGCTTTAGAAaaaatgcctagttatgtgaagtttatgaaagagataTTGTATAATAAGAGAAAAATAGAGGATTATGAAACCATTGCATTAATTGAAGAGTGTAGTGCCATTATTCAAAagaagcttcctcaaaagttaagagatccggGCATTTtcactataccttgcaccattgggaacTTTCATTGTGAGAGAGCTTTATTTGATTTGGGTGCAAGAATTAATTTAATGTCATTGTCTGTTTTTAAAAggcttggtttgggggaagctagacccACAACTGTTACTCTTCAACTGGCTGACTGTCCAGTAACACACTCCAGAGGTATTATAGAGGACGTTAtagtaaaggtagataagttTATTTTTCCAGCGGATTTTattgtattagatatggaggaagatgaggacGTGCCTATTATATTGGGATGA